The genomic region CATGCTGCCCTCCTCCGGGCCGATCATCGCGGTCAGCTTCATCTGGCAGTTCACCAATATCTGGAACGACTTCCTCTTCGGTGCGAGCTTCGCTTCGGGGGGCGCCGCTCCGATGACCGTGGCGCTGAACAACCTCGTCAACTCGTCCACGGGCGTGCGCGAATACAACGTCCACTTCGCCGGCGCCATCATGGCCGCCGCGCCGACGCTCTTCGTGTACATCGTGGCCGGCCGCTACTTCGTCCGGGGCCTGAT from Candidatus Krumholzibacteriia bacterium harbors:
- a CDS encoding carbohydrate ABC transporter permease, whose amino-acid sequence is MLPSSGPIIAVSFIWQFTNIWNDFLFGASFASGGAAPMTVALNNLVNSSTGVREYNVHFAGAIMAAAPTLFVYIVAGRYFVRGLMAGSVKG